The genome window ttcaacaatttcttaaaaaaatgtaaaactcccacaaaaataaattgctgATATAGTCCGCTTAATCAATAATCGATTGTACTCGTACCTGCGGATTATTAAGGATGGGTACTCACCACTTTTACGGCAACCCTCGTTAAGCGGACAATAAATCACTCAAGGAATCAAAaggtcattttaaaatatccatAGACGGACTTTATGCGAAAATGTTAATACCGGGTGACTTTTCatgattgaaattatttttgttcgattggcaacacatttacgattttatgtTGGTGCACTACTTCactgtcaaattcaaataaggcagttcaaaagtcaaaataaatgaaattgctattatttatttctagaaTCTTAACCTAGAAAGCTAATCAACAGACAACTCTTGGACAAAATGACTAGGCGTACCAATTATTCGCGAGTGCCAACCCACTAAATTTGTCTGAATTattaaaagtcacccggtACACTTTTCTATaatatttttcatctttttctttctaaatatttaatcCAATCAAATCATGGCCAGATTTGAGTTTCAACTTGTGACAAGCACTTGACAGTGATAATTCATACATCAgtgcaattatcgataattgcactagtgcaggAATTATCGACTGTAGAGCTTTTTTATcttaaaattttctgttttcaaCGAAAGCTTGTTGCCTAGAAATTTGACGAGAAAAACTGTCGCGAGACGAAGGTCCAGTTTGACTTTattaaaagagaaaattatGTAGAGAATAAAAGTGCAAGTGCAATTTGACTAGACAATTTTGTGACGCTGgattaaaaaacacaaaatcttAGTTTTGACACTTTGACACTTCTCCTGCTTGATTATTAAATAGGAAAATATTATCTCATTAACGTTAATTAAGATTTAACAGCAAtctgttataaaataaaaaaaaaattgaagaaaattgCGTAATTCCTATCAAACAATTATTAAGAAACTTCTcattcatttttcaatttctctATTGATGGTTATCAAGTTCtgccaaattttaatttgttttttttttgtcagtacTGCACGTGCATCTAGCCGGTATCTTCAAAGGAATCTTTTTTACCGTTATTTCTTTTCCATTGGTCTTATTTTCTAGGTTactcatttaaattttcttacagCATTTGAATTTGCTGTATGAATATTTAttgaatttcattttctttaacCTAATCTTGTGCTATTTACTTGCGTCGTTGCATGAGAATCtttctcaaaattaaatttccttccacaaaaatatttctgtttctattttaatttaattgtctATATTCTTAAAGAGTTTGTTGGGCAAATAAGAACAATTGAATCgtgatttacatattttattggtTGGCCAACATTCAACTTTGATCTCGTTAAGATTAAGTTgcagaattaattaaaaacaaattttgctaCGGGTTTAGAATAAATGCGATGTGGAGATAATACTGTAAATGAACAcatctttttttaatctgtcACACTCACATCCGCTTCGAACATTCTTGTCTTAATCCGGATTTCTGACTAAACCATTCGAACCAATTTAGTGCTATAAAAATCTCTAATTTAAGCAGATTCCCATTTACTTTTGCGAAGGCAGTTATTTGGCGCCAGCTCGCTTTTTTGTCAACACAACAGTTGTAGAGAGTCGTTTTGAAGTATTTTACATCCGCAAAAACTTTTTCCAGCCGCTTGTTTACATTCTACAAATCTAAAAATTTGTCCAGGTTGTTGACTCTCGTCATTACGAtcgatcaaaaaattaatgaggTTGTTAGTGTCGAACGAGATTGCGCCTGCCAAAATCCGActgatttatttatgtaaatgaGATGCATTAAAACCTATTAATATGACGTTACTGACCTAAAAAATCATATAGACTAGCACTCTCTAACGTTAAAACAATCATATATCAATCTAGAATCATTGTTTATCGTTTGAACCACATACAAATCTAGCGCAATCACCTCCTGCTAAACCGACGTCAGCCGCCTGCTCCACTTCCTGCAACACGTATTCGTAGCTCCTGTCAGGATCGACCGAGAGCATCTTCGTCGCTTTTAGCAGCATGTCACCTGCTGAGACGTACTTCTTGGCTTGTTGCGGCTGCTGGCACGCCACATTTTGCAAACACCCGTTATCACCAGGTGAACCTAAAAACAAAACGATCGAgaatcattttacaattttttatacaattccACTTATTCACTTAAATCATTAAATAATTTAGCCAACGTTACCGGTCAGGTAGCTCAAAAAGAGCAGGACTTCGTCCTCGGTGAGAATTTGTTCTTCGCCGTCGTTGCTTCGGGCGAGTCCACCCTTCCAGGTACCCGTCCCTAGCGATCCTGCGGCGAAAATCAGAGCTTTCAGCAGGACTAAAACCAGCAGGTTGGTCAAGTTGAGCGAGACCACTTGCGAACCACCGGCTGCGGTGGTGCCGTAGCCACGCGACATCAGACTTCCTGCGATGTTGCTCAGGAAGCTTTTAGCGTCCAAACCCCTGAAATTCAGAATTGAAAGGTGTCTGAAATGTGAATTTGTGGCTCACCTGGCGATGTCGTTTTCGCTTTCGACGGCCGCACCTGAGGTGATTTTCAGGAAAACTCCTGAGCAGAGGATCAGGACGACGATCTTGTAGTTCATGTTTGCTGCTGGGGATCCGGCTGACGAGTGCGGagtaaatatattatttatttgtttatataACCACAACTGCAATTTTGTTATAGAAATCTCGGTGTCATTCTATTGTTGTTTGTCAAACGCTATTGTTTATGCTCCATGTCTTGAACAAACTGTCTTGTTTTATACACTTACCGTAGAAATCGTTAGAAAAtgtctttccatttttttgcgCATTGTTTCCATGTTTGTTTTAAGTATTGTTTTGATGGAAATCGTTTGCGGTGATATTCTTACGTAAGTGTTCAAGCTCTTccgttttgaataaaaaaccTGAGGAAATGCTCCGCTAGACGAAAACAATTCTTGTAAATTATGAAGacaaagaaaaaagtaaaaatattcgtgaaaagaaattactttaattgttattgcgaGATCAAACGATTTTGCTGTCTGTTATGTAAATCCAGTTGTAACATGCGTGTTAGCTTTAGAAGTATCTCACTGtgattatttaattacaagCAATTTTTTGTTGGTCTGACCTACACTTTTAAATCGTGGTTCGTATCatcacatttaaaaattatcttcAACGATATTGATTTGACAGCTAAATGAAGTTAAACTAGGTCGGACCTCACACAGTAAGGGACACGCTTTAACCCATGGTTACCAAATTTATTCTCAGCTATAATACAAAGCGTCTCTgaaagaacgtatatcaagagtcctgtggaattgcgcggctctataattttattgtgtcaaACTATGTCGAGCCGTCAAAGctgtcaaatcagatgtcaacagtcaaatgtaaaattattaaatcttagcgtcagTTGTGAATTCGACGTCTACAGATGTCCTCGAatgcatgtcaaaaaaatcggtagtTGGCGatgaatagaagttaaatacaattttttttctccaacCGTCTTAGAAGTGGTCACTTTTAATACCGTTTTTGGTCACTAAAGTTGATGTTTTCGTAACTAAAAAAGTTACATGTACAAGTAGGTACTTTTAATACTAgacttaaaaattatttcaaaattataaaatgaactaaCTAAAATTACTAGTTtttaatacagtgtggaataaaatgatttacatctagttacctttggaatttttgcacatgtaaattttcctgtaccgctctacttttttttttcgaagtgccgaactattagttctgtcaataaatgtcatcaatcgaattgacaattgttacaatttactaaattgaattaacaaacgttggtggccactttcaacactagctgtgacttgcttttgttagctcctttttaatttcaatctctactttgcattcatatcatcccttcgcaataaatcacatttggaattttggaatattttgaggttaagctttcttttttttgtagagcggcatttcgtatttttacaagggtaatgcaaaggtaactagacgtaaatcattttattccacactgtattaatatgaaaagtaCAGTTTGAACAACttcgtaaaaaattaatataaaccCGATTTGTCCTTTATTTGGTtggagaaaaaatagtatgtgtCATTCgtattaaaagtaaatttttttgacttgcAATTATTGCAGTGGCTCGGCTATGCTTCGCTTCGCCTCGCTATGCAAACAAATTGCTCGTCAAAAAAAGtatcacttttaacactaaTAACACAATATACTACATATTTGTCTAGTaagtctttttgtttttgagacaTAGCGCATTAAAaatttgctcaaaatttccagtatcttttttcttttttctcatttACTTCAACTCAGTAG of Tenebrio molitor chromosome 6, icTenMoli1.1, whole genome shotgun sequence contains these proteins:
- the LOC138133525 gene encoding uncharacterized protein, with product MNYKIVVLILCSGVFLKITSGAAVESENDIARGLDAKSFLSNIAGSLMSRGYGTTAAGGSQVVSLNLTNLLVLVLLKALIFAAGSLGTGTWKGGLARSNDGEEQILTEDEVLLFLSYLTGSPGDNGCLQNVACQQPQQAKKYVSAGDMLLKATKMLSVDPDRSYEYVLQEVEQAADVGLAGGDCARFVCGSNDKQ